DNA sequence from the Streptomyces canus genome:
TGCGCGAGGTGAGGATGGTGAACGCGGTTGTGCCGCCGACGGGAGGCATCTCCCGGTGGTGGACTGCATCCACGCGGGCCAGCGGCGGTGCCTGGGCGGCGATCAGGTCGCAGAACCGGTCCACGGCCGAGGCGCTGCCCTCGACCTCCGCGACGACGCCCTCCGGGGTGTTGGTCACGTGGCCGGCCAGGGCGAGTTCGGTGGCAAGGCCGTAGAGGTAGGGCCTGAAGCCCACGCCTTGTACCACTCCCCGGACGGTGACCCGGCGGCGTCGTGGGGTGTCCTTCGCGACGGCGGTCGGAGCCTGCGGACCGCTCACGAGTGGGTGTGGGCCATGGTGCCGGTGGCCTCCGGGTGCGGGTGCGCGTGACCGTGGTGATGAGGCTGCCGGGCCATGACCGGTGAGTGGACAGGTGCGCCGTCCACCGCGGCCAGCGCCCGGTCGAGCAGCGCGCCTACTCCCTGTCCCCGGCGTGCCGACGTCAGGATCACCTCGACGCCGGGGTTGACCTGCTCCACATGCGCGCGGAACGCCGCCTCGTCGAACTCGACGGCCTCCGCGATGTCGGTCTTGGTGACCACCACGAGGTGGGCGAGGCCGAAGGCGGTGGGGTACTTGAGCGGCTTGTCCTCCCCCTCCGTCACGGAGGCGAGGGTGACCCTCAGTGTCTCCCCCAGGTCGTAGGAGGCGGGGCAGACCAGGTTGCCGACGTTCTCCACGAACAGGAGCCGGGTGTCGTCGGGCAGCCACCCGTCCAGGTGCCCGGCGAGCATCCCCGCCTCCAGATGGCACAGTCCGTCGGTGAGTACCTGTTTGACGGGGACCCCCGAACGCGCCAGCCGGGCCGCGTCGTTCTCGGTGGCCAGATCGGCGCTCAGCGCCGCGACGGGAACGGCCCGCTCCCGTGCCCGCAGCAGTTCGCGCTCCAGCAGCGCGGTCTTGCCGCTGCCCGGACTGGACAGCAGGTTGACGACAGCGATGCCCCGAGCCGCGAGGTCCGCGCGCAGTTCGTGGGCGCTCGCGTCGTTCTTCGCGAGTACGGCCTGCCGCAGGTCGACGACACGACACATGGTTCAGCGCTCCTCGGAGATCGGTTCGCGGGTGGGCGTGTGCTCGGGGCCAGGGCCGTCCTCCCAGTGCACGTCGACGATCTGCAGTTCCCGGCCCGCGAGCAGGTCGGTCTGCGTACCGCCACACGCGGGGCAGGTCAGCCGGGGCGGCATGCCGACGGCCCATTCGTGTGAGCACGGGGTGCAGCGGGCCCGCCCCGGCACCGCTTCCGTGATCAGTTCGGCGCCTTCCAGCAGGGTTCCGGCGCAGGCCAGTTCGAAGGAGAAGGCAAGCGCATCGGGTACGACGCCGGCCAGTTCGCCCACCTGGAGCCGTACCGATCGCACCGCCGTGACGTCCTTGGCCCGTGCGGCGGCCTCTTCCACCTGGTCGACGACGGCCAGCGCGACGGACATCTCGTGCATGGTTTCCGTCCTTCCGTCCGCGGCTGCCTCCGGTCGGCCTTCATTAGAGGCGCGCGCGGCCGGGTCGCA
Encoded proteins:
- the hypB gene encoding hydrogenase nickel incorporation protein HypB, which codes for MCRVVDLRQAVLAKNDASAHELRADLAARGIAVVNLLSSPGSGKTALLERELLRARERAVPVAALSADLATENDAARLARSGVPVKQVLTDGLCHLEAGMLAGHLDGWLPDDTRLLFVENVGNLVCPASYDLGETLRVTLASVTEGEDKPLKYPTAFGLAHLVVVTKTDIAEAVEFDEAAFRAHVEQVNPGVEVILTSARRGQGVGALLDRALAAVDGAPVHSPVMARQPHHHGHAHPHPEATGTMAHTHS
- the hypA gene encoding hydrogenase maturation nickel metallochaperone HypA, with amino-acid sequence MHEMSVALAVVDQVEEAAARAKDVTAVRSVRLQVGELAGVVPDALAFSFELACAGTLLEGAELITEAVPGRARCTPCSHEWAVGMPPRLTCPACGGTQTDLLAGRELQIVDVHWEDGPGPEHTPTREPISEER